In Candidatus Hadarchaeales archaeon, one DNA window encodes the following:
- a CDS encoding M42 family metallopeptidase, with amino-acid sequence MSGIGELLERLSNAVGVSGREEEVAELVKAELQPFVDEIRRDTMGNLIGIKRGSEPSCMLAAHMDEIGLMVKHIDERGFIRFVPLGGWFDQSLLNERVVFKTKKGPVYGVIGSKPPHLLEEEERKKPVKIENMFIDIGAKSEAEVKEAGIRIGSVAALDRQVRILLNGRVTGKAFDNRAGLAVMIEALKNTKTTSTVYAVGTVQEEVGLKGARTSAFGLEPTVAIALDVSLPGDYPGMEKKDSALEMGKGPSITVTDASGRGIIVSEKVLHWLTETAEKYGIPYQLDVAKGGTTDATAISLTKAGIPTGVISVPTRYLHSGVETLDLSDLKYASELVARALETAKDYF; translated from the coding sequence ATGTCCGGAATAGGGGAGCTTTTGGAAAGACTGTCCAACGCCGTGGGTGTTTCGGGTAGGGAGGAAGAAGTGGCCGAACTCGTAAAAGCCGAGCTCCAACCCTTCGTGGATGAGATAAGGAGAGATACCATGGGTAACCTGATAGGGATAAAAAGGGGCTCCGAACCTTCCTGCATGCTGGCCGCCCACATGGATGAAATAGGCCTGATGGTCAAACACATCGATGAAAGGGGGTTTATAAGGTTCGTCCCCTTGGGTGGTTGGTTCGATCAAAGCCTTCTCAACGAGAGGGTGGTCTTCAAAACGAAGAAAGGTCCCGTCTATGGTGTAATAGGGTCCAAACCCCCCCATCTGTTGGAAGAGGAGGAGAGGAAGAAACCCGTGAAGATAGAAAACATGTTCATAGACATAGGAGCCAAGAGTGAAGCGGAAGTGAAGGAGGCGGGTATAAGGATAGGCTCCGTGGCCGCCTTAGACCGGCAAGTAAGGATTCTCCTCAACGGAAGGGTTACGGGCAAAGCCTTCGACAACAGGGCTGGACTGGCGGTGATGATCGAGGCCCTGAAGAACACCAAAACCACCTCCACAGTTTACGCCGTGGGGACCGTACAGGAGGAGGTGGGGCTGAAGGGAGCCAGGACCTCCGCTTTTGGTCTAGAACCAACCGTGGCCATAGCCCTAGATGTATCCCTGCCGGGAGATTATCCAGGAATGGAAAAAAAGGACTCCGCGTTGGAAATGGGCAAGGGACCCTCCATTACGGTTACAGACGCCAGCGGACGTGGAATCATCGTTTCGGAGAAGGTCCTCCACTGGCTTACAGAAACTGCTGAGAAATACGGAATTCCCTATCAGCTGGATGTGGCCAAGGGAGGAACCACCGATGCCACCGCCATTTCCCTCACGAAGGCTGGCATACCCACCGGTGTGATAAGTGTTCCTACCCGTTATCTCCACTCCGGGGTGGAAACTCTGGATCTCTCGGATCTCAAATACGCAAGTGAACTCGTGGCTAGAGCCTTGGAAACGGCCAAGGACTACTTTTAG